The following nucleotide sequence is from Litoribrevibacter albus.
TCGATTGACATCATCATCACCGCGACCTCAGCGGACGGTTCTCAATCCCACGAGACCTTTACCGTACAAGTGAGCGATGTGGATGAGTTCGATGTCAGTGCCGTCACCGATACGGATTCAGCCACGAATACAATCGCTGAAAATGCAGCGGCCGGTACCCAGGTGGGGATCACGGCTTCTGCAGCGGATAATGACGCCACCGATACTGTCAGCTACACCGTGAACGACGACCGTTTTGTGATCGATGCCAACGGCGTGGTGACGGTAGCGGATGGCGCCAGCTTCGACGCTGAGACCGAAGGCAGCATTCAATTAACCGTGACGGCAACATCAACGGACGGTTCTCAATCCCACGAGACCTTCACCATACAAGTGAGCGATGTCGATGAGTTCGATGTCAGTGCCGTCACCGATACGAACAGCACTGCGAACACCATTGCCGAGAACGTAACGGCCGGAACGCAGGTGGGGATCACCGCCTCAGCGACTGACAATGACGCGACCAACAACACAGTAACCTATGCCGTGGATGACACCCGCTTCGAGATCGACGCCAATGGCGTAGTGACCGTAGCGGACGGTGCGAGCTTCGACGCCGAGACCGAAGGGGCTATCAACCTAACGATTACAGCGACCTCAACCGATGGCTCATCGTCCAACGAGACCTTCAGTATTACAGTAAGTAATGTTAACGAAGGTCCTGAGCTGGTTAATAATGGCTTAACTATTACCGAAGGACAGACGGTCATTCTGTCGAGTTCTGAATTGTCAGCATCTGATGTAGATACTGATGATTCTCTGCTTCAGCTCACTGTGTCTAATGTACAGAACGGACAATTTGAATTGGTGTCCGATCCTGGTGTTGAGATTTCAACCTTTACTCAGCAGGATATTTCGGATGGCAAGGTTCAATTTGTTCATGACGGTGGTGAGGATGCTCCGTCGTATGATGTATCTGTGAGTGATGGTGAATTTACGGACGGTGGCACTGCCAGCGTTACATTTACTAACACCAATGATGATCCAGAAATTTCACTGAGTTTATTGGATGAAGTGGATGAGAATTCAGCTACTCAAGGTCAGGCTATTGCTAATTATTCGGCAAATGATGCAGAGGGCGCTGTTTTTGTAGACTTCAAGTCTGGAACAAACGACCAAGGCTATTACCAGTTGATTGGCACTACTGTGGTTCTGACGCTTGCTGGTGCTAACTTTGTCAATGCGGGTAATCAACTGCCTGATATTCAATTAACCGTACTGGATGATGATGGTGTTTCTATTGATTCCAGCATTGTTTCACCTGTAGTGAATCTGGTTAATGATGCACCTGTGGTGTCTTCAGTAGATCTTGGAACGATTGTCGAAGACGGTACCTTAGTCATTTCTCAATCTGATTTACTTGCAGGTACAACTGATGAGGAAGGGGGAGTCACTGTAAGTAATCTTCAAGTGACTTCAGGTTCTGGGGTGTTGACTGATAATGGCAATGGTACTTGGACATTTGAACCAAATGATCATTGGAGTGGTGATGTTGAGATCAGTTTTGATGTTATTGATGGTGTTCATACCATTCCGACAACTGCCAGCCTTTCTGTCACTGCATTGGCTGATACGCCGAACTTGAGTGGTCCGAGTAAGATTGTTGAGTTGATTGATCTTTCCGGTAACAACGGCAATGAGAAAGATGGGGTTGTTCAGATTGAGAATGGCACCATTACCTTAAATAGTGAGGATGATAACTCTGAGGTTTCCGCCTCTGAGATTGAGACTGCTTTAGGACTTGCTACAGGGACGTTGGATTCTTTAGCCGACACGACCAGCAATACTAAAGCGGTTGATGGTTCGTTCTATCAAAAAACATTTGATGCACAGGCGGGTGATGTTCTTACCTTTAACTGGGATTTCATCGACCCTGAAGCGGCCAATGGATATGACACCAGCATATACAACGATTATGCGATTGTTGTTATTAATGGGCAGCCTGTGATTCTTGAGCAAACCAATGATGATGAGCAGGGTACTGCAACCTACACCTATCAGGTGACTGAGACAGGGCCTTTAACTCTTGGATTTGCCGTAATTAATGTGGGTGATAACCAATTTGATTCACAGTTAATCCTATCTGATTTG
It contains:
- a CDS encoding cadherin-like domain-containing protein, which produces SIDIIITATSADGSQSHETFTVQVSDVDEFDVSAVTDTDSATNTIAENAAAGTQVGITASAADNDATDTVSYTVNDDRFVIDANGVVTVADGASFDAETEGSIQLTVTATSTDGSQSHETFTIQVSDVDEFDVSAVTDTNSTANTIAENVTAGTQVGITASATDNDATNNTVTYAVDDTRFEIDANGVVTVADGASFDAETEGAINLTITATSTDGSSSNETFSITVSNVNEGPELVNNGLTITEGQTVILSSSELSASDVDTDDSLLQLTVSNVQNGQFELVSDPGVEISTFTQQDISDGKVQFVHDGGEDAPSYDVSVSDGEFTDGGTASVTFTNTNDDPEISLSLLDEVDENSATQGQAIANYSANDAEGAVFVDFKSGTNDQGYYQLIGTTVVLTLAGANFVNAGNQLPDIQLTVLDDDGVSIDSSIVSPVVNLVNDAPVVSSVDLGTIVEDGTLVISQSDLLAGTTDEEGGVTVSNLQVTSGSGVLTDNGNGTWTFEPNDHWSGDVEISFDVIDGVHTIPTTASLSVTALADTPNLSGPSKIVELIDLSGNNGNEKDGVVQIENGTITLNSEDDNSEVSASEIETALGLATGTLDSLADTTSNTKAVDGSFYQKTFDAQAGDVLTFNWDFIDPEAANGYDTSIYNDYAIVVINGQPVILEQTNDDEQGTATYTYQVTETGPLTLGFAVINVGDNQFDSQLILSDLQLAGTAVQVETAEIAVDIASSLVDQDGSESLVVSLTGFPEGTTFSQGELVGGNWVIDLDSDSIEGLTMTLPVPASDFDLQVTATSTDSNGSTAETDLTIPVSVFDTSGSDSAQVGLQGSYYGFNRVEFGNNNIESISEARTVINNQPIDATFTATTLDYSYGSGDDLARNNHLQEFLGADADSLSSDPSNREHALLHMEGKIYLTEGTYAFQVTADDGYQILIDGVSVAEYDGNQGATTRNPDNYSNGHVYFDIDTAGAHDIEIIYWDQGGAYQFRAEITDDNGQTWNTLDGQYLRSSETNADMLVGDDSANELVGLLVDDNIFGQDGNDTIIGNAGDDYLSGGQGSDTFVWESGDDGTVSDVAVDVIKDFQTGQNGDVLDLSDLLIDEQNNSLEQYLSFESDGMNTVVSVKADGTNVTQKITLEGVNLTGPDADIINQLIQDGNLDVDQ